Proteins encoded within one genomic window of Streptomyces profundus:
- a CDS encoding excisionase family DNA-binding protein, translating to MAERMLNVAQAAEMLGTTERFPRRLIAERRIRFVRVGRHVRIPESALSDFIAHHTVEPIRRPERFRYRRAA from the coding sequence GTGGCTGAGCGAATGCTGAACGTCGCCCAGGCCGCCGAGATGCTCGGCACCACCGAGCGTTTCCCGCGCCGGCTGATAGCCGAGCGCCGCATCAGGTTCGTCCGAGTCGGGCGCCATGTGCGCATTCCGGAGAGTGCGTTGAGCGATTTCATCGCGCACCACACCGTTGAACCGATTCGCCGCCCGGAGCGATTCCGGTACCGGAGGGCCGCCTGA
- a CDS encoding DUF2637 domain-containing protein, which translates to MNANTPTATRRDRYAIIGLGLVGCALSYDALVQMALAAHIRPPLTYLFPIVIDGFIAYGVRALLVLRTAPVRPRLYGWTLFIAATTASIWANCRHAINLNQPGTTTLRLDDTTVAILSAIAPLALAGATHLHILINRHSHPPAASPSIPAEPAGPSPTGQPTPPTRPAPAETNRPRRPGRRADASIPHLATTIAAAHPHTDHITRAMARTAIEAAGLSAGNQRIKEALHHLHTTRPTSGN; encoded by the coding sequence ATGAACGCCAACACACCCACCGCCACCCGCCGGGACCGCTACGCCATCATCGGCCTCGGCCTCGTCGGGTGCGCCCTCTCCTACGACGCCCTCGTTCAGATGGCGCTGGCCGCCCACATCCGACCGCCGTTGACCTACCTCTTCCCCATCGTGATCGACGGCTTCATCGCCTACGGCGTCCGCGCCCTCCTCGTCCTACGCACCGCGCCCGTCCGCCCCCGCCTCTACGGCTGGACGCTGTTCATCGCCGCCACCACCGCCAGCATCTGGGCCAACTGCCGACACGCCATCAACCTCAACCAACCCGGCACCACCACCCTCCGCCTCGACGACACCACCGTCGCCATCCTCTCCGCCATCGCGCCCCTCGCCCTCGCCGGCGCGACCCACCTTCACATCCTCATCAACCGCCACAGCCACCCACCCGCCGCATCACCCTCCATTCCGGCCGAACCGGCCGGCCCATCCCCAACCGGCCAACCGACACCCCCCACTCGGCCGGCCCCGGCCGAAACGAACCGGCCCCGCCGCCCAGGCCGCCGCGCCGACGCCTCCATCCCCCACCTCGCCACCACCATCGCCGCCGCCCACCCCCACACCGACCACATCACCCGCGCCATGGCCCGCACCGCCATCGAGGCCGCCGGCCTTTCTGCCGGCAACCAACGCATCAAGGAAGCCCTCCACCACCTCCACACCACCCGCCCCACCTCAGGAAACTGA
- a CDS encoding DUF6879 family protein: MELISSAERNQLFESFERDAFHLELRDDYSVPDEDSPFTSWLRGENVDYSYMAPWTRLIRRVTSEGRTVRRVRVVTEPPSPYIRWEHATTHLNEEAGEDIRWLPRHLLPADAALPVGGNDWWLFDDRLLAVGHFDNDGRVLGSELVDAPETVAACVRLRDRLWAAAVPHRDYHLS; the protein is encoded by the coding sequence GTGGAGCTGATCTCCAGCGCCGAGCGCAACCAGCTCTTTGAGAGCTTCGAGCGGGACGCGTTCCACCTGGAGCTGCGGGACGACTACTCCGTTCCCGACGAGGACAGCCCGTTCACCAGCTGGCTGCGCGGCGAGAACGTCGACTACTCCTACATGGCGCCCTGGACGCGGCTGATACGACGCGTCACGAGCGAGGGGCGCACGGTTCGGCGAGTGCGCGTGGTCACCGAGCCGCCCAGCCCCTACATCCGCTGGGAACACGCCACCACCCACCTCAACGAGGAGGCAGGCGAGGACATTCGCTGGCTGCCCCGGCACCTCCTGCCCGCCGATGCCGCCCTCCCCGTGGGAGGCAACGACTGGTGGCTGTTCGACGACCGTCTCCTCGCCGTCGGTCACTTCGATAACGACGGCCGGGTCCTCGGCTCGGAGTTGGTGGATGCCCCGGAGACCGTGGCCGCCTGCGTCCGCCTGCGGGACCGGCTCTGGGCCGCAGCCGTTCCGCACCGCGACTACCACCTGTCCTGA
- a CDS encoding tyrosine-type recombinase/integrase, giving the protein MPGRKPRKRRFGSVRKLPSGRFQARYTAPDGLIRKAPDTFPSKTDADLWLSETEVDIARGAWTDPHAGEVPFGEFATRWVGERGLAATSAELYRRLLRVHLLPTFAEVLVNEITPAAVRTWRAARLETTGATTVAKAYRLLKAIMETAVEDDMIRRNPCRIKGAGQESAAERPIATVDQVLDLADHVGPRWRLMVLLAAFASLRPEELAELRRGDVDVEQGVVRVRRAAPELTTGRRVVGDLKSRAGRREIVLPSFVHLDVRRHLEWFAQKEDDGLLFVGERGAPFRRSTFGRRWRRARAGVGLPESFRFYDLRHTGNTLAADTGAKLKDLMVRAGQSSTRAQLFYQHSTERHQRKIADGIDAEVRRRSDGRT; this is encoded by the coding sequence ATGCCGGGCCGCAAGCCGCGTAAGCGGCGCTTCGGCAGTGTGCGGAAGCTCCCCTCCGGCCGCTTCCAGGCGCGGTACACCGCACCAGACGGGTTGATCCGCAAGGCGCCTGACACCTTCCCGAGCAAGACGGACGCCGACCTCTGGCTGTCCGAGACCGAGGTGGATATCGCCCGGGGCGCCTGGACCGATCCGCACGCGGGTGAGGTCCCCTTCGGCGAGTTCGCGACGCGCTGGGTCGGCGAACGCGGCCTCGCCGCCACATCCGCCGAGCTGTATCGGCGTTTGCTGCGCGTCCATCTCCTGCCGACGTTCGCGGAGGTGCTCGTGAACGAGATCACTCCGGCAGCCGTGCGTACCTGGCGTGCGGCGCGTTTGGAGACGACCGGCGCCACGACGGTAGCCAAGGCGTACCGGCTGCTGAAGGCCATCATGGAGACAGCTGTCGAGGACGACATGATTCGGCGCAATCCGTGCCGCATCAAGGGCGCAGGCCAGGAGTCAGCGGCGGAACGGCCGATCGCCACCGTCGACCAGGTCCTCGACCTCGCCGACCACGTTGGGCCCCGCTGGCGCCTGATGGTCCTGCTGGCCGCCTTCGCCTCCCTTCGCCCCGAGGAACTGGCGGAACTCCGACGCGGCGACGTCGACGTGGAGCAGGGTGTGGTGCGGGTCCGGCGGGCGGCGCCCGAGCTGACGACGGGGCGTCGGGTGGTCGGCGACCTCAAGTCGCGAGCGGGACGGCGGGAGATCGTGTTGCCGAGCTTTGTCCACCTCGACGTCCGTCGCCACCTGGAGTGGTTCGCGCAGAAGGAAGACGACGGCCTGCTCTTCGTCGGCGAGCGCGGGGCGCCGTTTCGCCGCTCGACGTTCGGCCGCCGCTGGCGACGAGCGCGGGCCGGCGTCGGCCTGCCTGAAAGCTTCCGCTTCTACGACCTGCGGCACACCGGCAACACTCTCGCCGCCGACACCGGTGCCAAGCTCAAGGACCTGATGGTTCGCGCCGGCCAGTCCTCCACTCGGGCGCAGCTCTTCTATCAGCACTCCACCGAACGCCATCAGCGGAAGATCGCCGACGGTATTGACGCCGAGGTCCGCAGGCGCTCCGACGGGCGCACCTGA
- a CDS encoding DUF3631 domain-containing protein produces the protein MTENTAQPTQHDAPPSPGAALLDELRDAIARFVIPPHHHALDATALWVAATHLQAAWQHAPRLAVVGPAKRCGKSRLLDVLTETVHAPVITVNSTPAAVFRSITEEPPTLLVDEADTLFGTPRVAEKNEEMRGLLNAGHQRGRYVLRVIGNDHTPHHFPTFAMAALAGIGELPDTVMDRSIVIRMRRRADGERVSPYRTKRDSPRLRAIRDRVAAWAHPLTAHALRLEPQMPVEDRAADTWEPLIIVADLAGGPWPARARAACARMVADEARAEADHPDNARLLADVRRVFAAAGDPDCLSTDQLLFALNSDPEAPWGEHTRTGLTARALARLLRDYDIRSGNVRMPDHTQRKGYTRAKFTDAWRRYCPTIHPLDATAPTT, from the coding sequence ATGACCGAGAATACCGCCCAACCAACCCAGCACGACGCCCCGCCGTCGCCGGGTGCCGCCCTCCTGGACGAACTCCGCGACGCCATCGCCCGCTTCGTCATCCCACCCCACCACCACGCCCTGGACGCCACCGCACTGTGGGTCGCCGCCACCCACCTCCAGGCCGCGTGGCAGCACGCGCCACGCCTGGCCGTCGTCGGCCCGGCGAAGCGCTGTGGCAAGTCCCGGCTGCTGGACGTGCTGACCGAGACCGTCCACGCCCCGGTCATCACCGTCAACTCCACACCGGCCGCCGTCTTCCGTTCCATCACCGAGGAACCACCCACGCTCCTGGTGGACGAGGCCGACACCCTCTTCGGCACCCCCAGGGTGGCCGAGAAGAACGAAGAGATGCGCGGTCTGCTCAACGCCGGTCACCAACGCGGCCGTTACGTGCTGCGCGTGATCGGCAACGATCACACCCCGCACCACTTCCCCACCTTCGCGATGGCCGCGCTCGCCGGCATCGGCGAGCTGCCCGACACGGTCATGGACCGGTCGATCGTGATCCGGATGCGCCGCCGCGCCGACGGCGAACGCGTCAGTCCCTACCGCACCAAGCGAGACAGCCCCCGCCTGCGCGCCATCCGCGACCGGGTCGCCGCTTGGGCGCACCCGTTGACCGCCCACGCCCTGCGCCTGGAACCCCAGATGCCAGTCGAGGACCGCGCCGCCGACACCTGGGAACCTCTGATCATCGTCGCCGACCTCGCCGGCGGCCCCTGGCCGGCCCGCGCCCGCGCCGCCTGCGCGCGGATGGTCGCCGACGAGGCACGCGCCGAAGCGGATCACCCCGACAACGCCCGCCTGTTGGCCGACGTCCGCCGCGTCTTCGCCGCCGCCGGCGACCCCGACTGCCTCAGCACCGACCAACTCCTCTTCGCCCTCAACAGCGACCCCGAGGCGCCCTGGGGCGAGCACACCCGCACCGGCCTCACCGCCCGCGCCCTCGCCAGGCTGCTGCGCGACTACGACATTCGCTCCGGCAACGTCCGGATGCCCGACCACACCCAGCGCAAGGGCTACACCCGCGCCAAGTTCACCGACGCCTGGCGCCGCTACTGCCCCACCATCCACCCCCTCGACGCGACCGCGCCTACCACCTGA
- a CDS encoding radical SAM protein — MTHLGIPAVPSPASRPVGGGVAFANDGHHFAADTGVDTASLAAAASAPLSVILQVTKRCNFDCSFCSEILQLPDPTLEQLDVMRRNLTGVARVFLSGGEPLMRRDFGEIVDMYHQDHILAVPTNATHGLQHARHIAGKIAFANVGLEGPRATTNRVRGDYDQVMRGVRALMDAGIPLSLSAVVYRSTLPALPFTCQIADVLDAGKVKLIMPLRKGNALDLDENEFISDQEAAETFSRLSELRTVHQWRPALRMTTWTPSNEGHMIVIEPNGVARAWPVYDAPDLWEPLGNVLQEPISAIWQRYRFKENHFAKYLGRSIRTAAHTPAARG, encoded by the coding sequence ATGACGCACCTTGGTATCCCCGCCGTGCCCAGCCCGGCCTCGCGGCCTGTCGGTGGCGGCGTGGCGTTCGCCAACGACGGCCACCACTTCGCCGCCGACACCGGCGTGGACACCGCCTCGTTGGCCGCTGCCGCGAGCGCTCCGCTGTCTGTGATCCTCCAGGTCACCAAGCGGTGCAACTTCGACTGCTCGTTCTGCTCGGAGATCCTCCAGTTGCCCGACCCGACGTTGGAGCAGCTCGACGTGATGCGTCGCAACCTCACCGGCGTGGCGCGGGTGTTCCTCTCCGGCGGGGAGCCGTTGATGCGGCGGGACTTCGGCGAGATCGTGGACATGTACCACCAGGACCACATCCTGGCGGTGCCGACGAACGCCACCCACGGGTTGCAGCACGCCCGGCACATCGCGGGGAAGATCGCCTTCGCCAACGTCGGGTTGGAAGGGCCCAGGGCGACCACGAACCGCGTGCGGGGCGACTACGACCAGGTGATGCGCGGAGTCCGAGCCCTGATGGACGCCGGCATCCCGCTATCCCTCTCGGCCGTGGTCTACCGATCCACGCTCCCCGCTCTGCCGTTCACCTGCCAGATCGCCGACGTGTTGGACGCCGGCAAGGTCAAGCTGATCATGCCGCTACGCAAGGGCAACGCGCTGGACCTGGACGAGAACGAGTTCATCTCCGACCAGGAGGCCGCAGAGACGTTCTCCCGGTTGTCGGAGTTGCGCACCGTGCACCAGTGGCGTCCGGCGTTACGGATGACGACGTGGACGCCGAGCAACGAGGGTCACATGATCGTCATCGAGCCCAACGGCGTGGCGCGGGCCTGGCCGGTCTACGACGCGCCGGACCTGTGGGAGCCGCTGGGCAACGTGCTCCAGGAGCCGATCAGCGCGATCTGGCAGCGGTACCGGTTCAAGGAGAACCACTTCGCCAAGTACCTCGGCCGCTCCATCCGCACCGCCGCCCACACCCCGGCCGCGCGAGGCTGA
- a CDS encoding mobilization protein has translation MIAKITRGGNTGKLIAYLYGPGRANEHTDPHLVASWEGFAPDPGRTNSATATAVRKQLVNALDLRVHQAGQRAPSRHVWHCSIRAAPQDHHLTDAEWADIARRVVAVTGIAPEGDPDGCRWVAVRHADDHIHIAATTVRGDLRPARHWNDYLTADRELARIEIDYALRRVPRGDRTAASRPTRAEREKAHRAGHTGTARECLRTLIRTAVAAASSPEEFLALLAHTPDVLVELHRLPSGDIRGYKAALRGDTNAAGEPVWYAGSTLAEDLSWPRIRQRLPAASFHAPASWHRTADAIEGIPHHLHHAPDPAAQAHINALGETLDLLPLLAPPILRAQLQSAAAAFERATRSRIRAQHDQARALRTTIRALLRQPPPPRGDATFAMLVDALIIAVIAAHHWHRSRRHDQQAAAAHQTLVHLHAAYRQATEAPPLGVAHHPWPQADTHARHLHYLRRTLPAHAQQIIDDPAFPHLSAALSTAEAAGHELDRLLRQATHQRPLDNAHAPARLLIWRIQRLTASATSTRPHPTAAPRQARRHR, from the coding sequence GTGATCGCGAAGATCACCCGTGGCGGCAACACGGGGAAGCTGATCGCCTACCTGTACGGCCCTGGGCGGGCCAACGAACACACCGACCCGCACCTGGTCGCCTCCTGGGAGGGCTTCGCCCCCGATCCGGGCCGCACCAACAGCGCCACTGCCACCGCCGTAAGGAAGCAGCTGGTCAACGCCCTCGACCTGCGCGTTCACCAGGCCGGACAGCGGGCTCCGAGCCGCCACGTGTGGCACTGCTCGATCCGTGCCGCGCCACAGGACCACCACCTCACCGACGCCGAGTGGGCTGACATCGCACGCCGCGTCGTGGCCGTCACCGGCATCGCTCCCGAAGGTGATCCGGACGGCTGCCGCTGGGTTGCCGTCCGCCACGCCGACGACCACATCCACATCGCGGCCACGACCGTGCGCGGCGACCTGCGGCCGGCCCGGCACTGGAACGACTACCTCACCGCCGACCGTGAACTCGCCCGGATCGAGATCGACTACGCGCTGCGGCGCGTCCCACGTGGCGACCGCACCGCCGCCTCGCGTCCCACTCGTGCCGAACGCGAGAAGGCCCACCGCGCGGGCCACACGGGCACCGCCCGCGAGTGCCTCCGCACCCTCATTCGCACGGCCGTCGCCGCGGCCAGCAGCCCCGAGGAGTTCCTCGCGCTGCTGGCCCACACCCCCGATGTCCTCGTCGAACTCCATCGCCTGCCCTCGGGCGACATTCGTGGCTACAAGGCCGCGCTGCGAGGCGACACCAATGCTGCCGGCGAACCCGTCTGGTACGCCGGTTCCACCCTCGCCGAGGACCTCTCCTGGCCCCGCATCCGCCAACGCCTCCCCGCAGCGTCATTCCACGCCCCGGCCTCCTGGCACCGCACAGCCGACGCCATCGAAGGCATCCCGCACCATCTCCACCACGCCCCCGATCCGGCAGCCCAAGCCCACATCAACGCCCTCGGCGAGACCCTCGACCTGCTGCCCCTCCTGGCTCCGCCCATCCTTCGGGCCCAACTCCAGTCCGCCGCAGCGGCCTTCGAACGCGCCACGCGCTCCCGCATCAGGGCCCAGCACGACCAGGCTCGCGCCCTGCGCACAACCATCCGCGCCTTGCTGCGCCAACCGCCCCCGCCTCGGGGCGACGCAACCTTCGCCATGCTCGTCGACGCACTCATCATCGCCGTCATCGCGGCCCACCACTGGCACCGGTCACGCCGGCACGACCAGCAGGCCGCCGCCGCGCACCAGACCCTCGTTCATCTCCACGCCGCCTACCGCCAGGCCACCGAAGCGCCTCCCCTGGGCGTCGCGCACCACCCGTGGCCCCAAGCCGACACGCACGCCCGGCACCTCCACTACCTCCGCCGCACCCTCCCGGCTCACGCCCAGCAGATCATCGACGATCCCGCGTTCCCGCACCTCAGCGCCGCGCTTTCCACCGCCGAAGCCGCCGGCCACGAACTTGACCGTCTCCTGCGGCAGGCCACCCACCAGCGCCCCCTAGACAACGCGCACGCCCCCGCACGCCTTCTGATCTGGCGCATCCAACGCCTGACCGCCTCCGCAACGTCCACCCGCCCGCATCCCACCGCCGCGCCTCGACAGGCACGACGCCACCGCTAA
- a CDS encoding DUF397 domain-containing protein, giving the protein MNSATQPLIWRTSTYTKSDSCVEVADNDPERVRVRDTKARGKGTVTARRDAWGVFVEYAKRTPGAGS; this is encoded by the coding sequence GTGAACTCCGCAACACAGCCACTGATTTGGCGCACCAGCACCTACACGAAGTCCGACAGCTGCGTCGAGGTGGCCGACAACGACCCCGAGCGGGTGAGGGTGCGAGACACCAAGGCGCGCGGGAAGGGAACGGTGACCGCTCGGCGGGACGCCTGGGGCGTGTTCGTCGAGTACGCGAAGCGGACTCCGGGCGCGGGGAGTTGA
- a CDS encoding helix-turn-helix domain-containing protein, which translates to MTTQVEEALQALGARLRGFRKDAGFTSGRAFARATSWQESKVSRIENGRQRPSEDDIRIWCQATGQNDQLGDLIAIVRHVDELWLDLRRLLRTGAEQRQQQAIPVYGKTRVFRIWHPTVIWGTIQTSEYAAAVFDQVVGFYEVPDDAEAAVAKRLERQRYLYRGEKIFNVLLGEQALYTNFGGPDTMKGQLDRLLAVMRLPRLSLGIIPRSAPVAIWPGNSFSMFDDRLVLVETYSAELSVTQPREIEMYTKAFALLQQSAVYGTAVRELVLRASHHYDQLPTD; encoded by the coding sequence GTGACCACCCAGGTAGAAGAGGCACTTCAGGCGCTCGGCGCCCGGCTGCGCGGCTTCCGCAAGGACGCCGGATTCACCAGCGGCCGGGCGTTCGCGCGCGCCACCTCCTGGCAGGAGTCGAAGGTCTCGCGGATCGAGAACGGCAGGCAGCGGCCCAGCGAGGACGACATCCGGATCTGGTGCCAGGCCACCGGACAGAACGACCAACTCGGCGACCTGATCGCGATCGTTCGCCACGTGGACGAACTCTGGCTCGACCTGCGCAGGTTGCTGCGCACCGGCGCCGAACAGCGACAGCAACAAGCGATTCCCGTCTATGGCAAGACCAGGGTGTTCCGCATCTGGCACCCCACGGTCATCTGGGGAACGATCCAGACCTCCGAGTACGCTGCGGCGGTCTTCGACCAGGTCGTCGGCTTCTACGAGGTACCGGACGACGCCGAGGCAGCCGTCGCCAAACGGCTGGAACGCCAGCGCTACCTGTACCGGGGCGAGAAGATCTTCAACGTCCTCCTCGGCGAACAGGCCCTCTACACCAACTTCGGCGGCCCCGACACGATGAAGGGCCAACTCGACCGGCTCCTGGCCGTGATGCGACTGCCCCGCCTCAGCCTCGGCATCATCCCCAGGTCGGCACCGGTCGCCATCTGGCCGGGCAACTCCTTCTCGATGTTCGACGACCGACTGGTCCTCGTCGAGACCTACTCGGCCGAGCTGTCCGTCACCCAGCCCCGCGAGATCGAGATGTACACCAAGGCGTTCGCCCTGCTCCAGCAGTCGGCCGTCTACGGCACCGCCGTCCGCGAACTCGTCCTTCGGGCGAGCCACCACTACGACCAACTGCCGACCGACTAG
- a CDS encoding plasmid mobilization relaxosome protein MobC: MAAHHQRPPATTDGGARYPVGPSKGRSNGESSAPGVAEEGGRRGAPEGEGASLSRRAAEEAALRRVARRRRREPVRRAERVDVRYSVAEKQAILARARSLNIAGAHLVGAAVMAYLDGELALPGQRTAVDDLIDELAALRGQVARLGGNVNQIARALNSQADPQPVDAVVLSRAQRLLETVHSTIAALDSAAHRTATGRPTAS, translated from the coding sequence ATGGCCGCACACCACCAACGCCCACCCGCCACCACCGACGGCGGAGCAAGGTATCCCGTTGGACCGTCCAAGGGCCGGTCCAACGGGGAGTCCTCCGCCCCGGGGGTGGCGGAGGAGGGCGGGCGCCGGGGGGCGCCCGAGGGGGAGGGGGCGAGTCTGTCGCGGCGTGCCGCGGAGGAGGCGGCGCTGCGGCGGGTCGCTCGGCGTCGCCGGCGTGAGCCCGTGCGGCGGGCGGAACGGGTGGATGTCCGGTACAGCGTGGCGGAGAAGCAGGCGATCCTGGCGCGGGCCCGGTCGTTGAACATCGCGGGTGCCCATCTGGTGGGCGCGGCGGTGATGGCCTATCTGGACGGCGAGTTGGCGCTGCCGGGGCAGCGCACGGCGGTGGATGACCTGATCGACGAGTTGGCCGCGTTGCGCGGGCAGGTCGCACGGCTTGGGGGCAATGTCAACCAGATCGCCCGCGCGTTGAACTCCCAGGCCGATCCCCAGCCTGTGGACGCGGTCGTCCTCTCCCGCGCCCAGCGTCTCCTGGAGACCGTCCACTCCACGATCGCGGCGCTCGATTCGGCCGCGCACCGCACCGCGACCGGAAGGCCGACGGCCTCGTGA
- a CDS encoding AAA family ATPase, whose translation MPIRDCTAIAIEGTQAAGKTTLVHALTAHYRERSVNVTCTGEPARTSPFMEAVVLHGQGTFDLAAELDLFALQLTTPLRAARNHRLLITDKTPANVLALAHLVLDPSEPGVAATLSAMEALCAAWMPTAYDLVVHCRDRFDQRAGGDRFRDKVLTLQDQTDHAVLDACTATGVPLVELPTGLDTPARVQWIAEQLTLRELTPH comes from the coding sequence ATGCCCATCCGCGACTGCACCGCGATCGCCATCGAGGGAACCCAGGCCGCCGGCAAGACCACCCTCGTCCACGCCCTGACCGCCCACTACCGTGAACGGTCCGTCAACGTCACCTGCACCGGCGAACCCGCCCGCACCAGCCCGTTCATGGAGGCCGTCGTCCTCCACGGCCAGGGCACCTTCGACCTCGCCGCCGAACTCGACCTCTTCGCCCTCCAACTCACCACCCCGCTACGCGCAGCCCGCAACCACCGCCTGCTGATCACCGACAAGACCCCGGCCAACGTCCTCGCCCTGGCCCACCTCGTCCTCGACCCCAGCGAACCCGGCGTGGCCGCCACCCTGTCCGCGATGGAAGCCCTCTGCGCGGCCTGGATGCCCACCGCCTACGACCTCGTCGTCCACTGCCGCGACCGGTTCGACCAACGCGCCGGCGGGGACCGCTTCCGGGACAAGGTCCTCACCCTCCAGGACCAGACCGACCACGCCGTCCTCGACGCCTGCACCGCGACCGGCGTGCCCCTCGTCGAACTCCCCACCGGCCTGGACACCCCCGCGCGCGTCCAGTGGATAGCCGAACAGCTCACGCTCCGCGAACTCACGCCCCACTGA
- a CDS encoding NUDIX hydrolase — protein MAAHTVIDVMIILEREDRHVLLAERANTGYADGLLNLPSGKVEPGENVIDAAAREAREEIGVTIEPAALRTVHAMHYRNPEGQPRLGWFLATPHWHGHPNNAEPHKCAGISWHPADNLPPHTVPYNALGITHYLKGETFSVHGW, from the coding sequence ATGGCCGCCCACACCGTCATCGACGTCATGATCATCCTGGAGCGCGAGGACCGCCACGTCCTCCTCGCCGAGCGCGCCAACACCGGCTACGCCGACGGCCTCCTCAACCTCCCCAGCGGCAAGGTCGAGCCGGGCGAGAACGTCATCGACGCCGCCGCCCGGGAAGCCCGGGAAGAGATCGGCGTCACGATCGAACCGGCCGCCCTGCGCACCGTCCACGCCATGCACTACCGCAACCCCGAGGGCCAACCCCGCCTCGGCTGGTTCCTCGCCACCCCCCACTGGCACGGCCACCCCAACAACGCCGAACCCCACAAATGCGCGGGGATCAGCTGGCATCCTGCCGACAACCTCCCACCCCACACCGTCCCCTACAACGCCCTCGGCATCACCCACTACCTCAAAGGCGAAACCTTCTCCGTGCACGGGTGGTGA